A window of the Amycolatopsis solani genome harbors these coding sequences:
- a CDS encoding Gfo/Idh/MocA family oxidoreductase: protein MSDLRVGVLGYGIGGRVFHAPLVAATPGLTPAVISTSSNAGQARIDHPGAEIVPDADAFFEHAGELDLVVVSTPNRTHVPLALRAIEAGLPVVVDKPFAPTAAEAERVVAAAKAAGVGLTVFQNRRLDSDFLTVRKVLESGKLGEVFRFESRYDRWVPKPKDNWREFGDPAEAGGLLYDLGAHIVDQALQLFGPVTQVYAETDRRRAGVQVDDDVFVALKHANGVRSHLWASALAGTQNPRFRVLGDQATFTKYGLDVQEPQIKAGMRPGDEAWGVEPASDAGKIGVGNDVKTVPTETGRYEQFYAQVRDALRGEGEFPVDPESSVAALRVIEAAHRSGVEGAVVEL, encoded by the coding sequence ATGAGTGACTTGCGCGTGGGTGTTCTCGGGTACGGCATCGGCGGACGGGTTTTCCACGCCCCGCTGGTGGCGGCGACGCCCGGCCTCACCCCCGCGGTGATCTCGACGTCGTCCAACGCCGGCCAGGCGCGCATCGACCACCCCGGCGCGGAGATCGTGCCGGACGCCGACGCGTTCTTCGAGCACGCCGGCGAGCTCGACCTCGTCGTCGTCAGCACGCCCAACCGCACGCACGTGCCACTCGCGCTCCGGGCGATCGAGGCCGGCCTGCCCGTCGTCGTCGACAAGCCGTTCGCGCCGACCGCCGCCGAGGCCGAGCGGGTCGTCGCCGCGGCGAAGGCGGCGGGTGTCGGCCTGACCGTGTTCCAGAACCGGCGGCTCGACTCCGACTTCCTCACCGTCCGGAAGGTCCTCGAGTCCGGGAAGCTCGGCGAGGTCTTCCGCTTCGAGTCCCGCTACGACCGCTGGGTGCCCAAGCCCAAGGACAACTGGCGCGAGTTCGGCGACCCGGCCGAGGCCGGCGGCCTGCTCTACGACCTCGGCGCGCACATCGTCGACCAGGCGCTGCAGCTGTTCGGCCCGGTCACGCAGGTCTACGCGGAGACCGACCGCCGCCGGGCCGGCGTCCAGGTCGACGACGACGTCTTCGTCGCGCTGAAGCACGCCAACGGCGTCCGCTCGCACCTGTGGGCGAGCGCGCTCGCCGGCACGCAGAACCCGCGGTTCCGGGTGCTCGGCGACCAGGCGACCTTCACCAAGTACGGCCTCGACGTGCAGGAACCGCAGATCAAAGCGGGCATGCGCCCGGGCGACGAAGCCTGGGGCGTCGAGCCGGCGTCGGACGCGGGCAAGATCGGCGTCGGCAACGACGTCAAGACCGTTCCCACCGAGACCGGCCGCTACGAGCAGTTCTACGCCCAGGTGCGTGACGCGCTGCGCGGCGAAGGCGAGTTCCCGGTCGACCCCGAGTCGTCGGTCGCGGCCCTGCGCGTGATCGAAGCCGCGCACCGCTCCGGCGTCGAAGGTGCAGTCGTCGAACTGTGA
- a CDS encoding transglycosylase domain-containing protein, with product MNHDRQPEPRRRRARRPAPRAGLLGSEPELITHHAHNGTEPDDPPTVPIIRQRAGEPRRRPRPLTAQDLRRRRWRRIRRIGYVAAGLFFVVPGVAFAITYLAVDVPSPETIAQAQGQAVTYLFSDGTEMGKDVPTGGNRQILTANQIPDVVKKAVIATEDASFETNSGFDVGGILRAAYNQVTGGSGGGSTISQQYIKNASGDDDPTLTRKWVELAKSFKMNQTYEKADIITAYLNIIYFGRGSYGIQAAAQAYFGKDAGQLDYSQAALLAGLIQQPGRSENTAVATNRWTTALDRMLKNGYLTPAQRAAAKFPTPIPLRESRQAGALNPFLKKQVKAELAAQGIDEKQYYSGGFQVFTTIDPQAQQSAEKAVAEGMAEQTDDRILNALVAVDPKTGGVLAYYGGDAIVKGPNGEDLAGRDWADEAHNPGSSMKPFDLAAFLKLGRGLDARFDGTSPRTFPGVDLPIRNAGDSSSCSQECTVSEAMQRSTNTVFYDMVLNVTKPAGVAEAAREAGIRTKDNGGRSELFTGDNNISIGGGGTQVTPADMASAYATFAAGGVQRDRHFVQKVTNANGETAYEAKLRSIDAFADNDTQKSAQIAGNVTAALAPVIQFSRLTCPTGHECAGKTGTQQHTPQNDEPASAANANSQTWMVGYTPSVSAAVWVGGDGDKALRGPGGAPLFGSTLAGPIWDRFMQLYLAGRPGERFDRVAAISSPQDRVQVQPPPQQQQQRDQRNPVQFGDGNRQQNDQLDRIREFQQRLQELQDQQRSRRRP from the coding sequence GTGAACCACGACCGGCAGCCCGAACCCCGACGTCGTCGCGCCCGGCGGCCCGCGCCGCGTGCCGGGCTGCTGGGCAGCGAGCCCGAGCTGATCACCCACCACGCGCACAACGGGACCGAGCCGGACGACCCGCCGACCGTGCCGATCATCCGGCAGCGCGCCGGTGAGCCCCGCCGCCGGCCGCGGCCGCTCACCGCCCAGGACCTGCGGCGACGGCGCTGGCGGCGGATCCGGCGGATCGGGTACGTGGCCGCGGGGCTGTTCTTCGTCGTCCCCGGGGTCGCCTTCGCGATCACCTACCTGGCCGTCGACGTCCCTTCACCGGAGACGATCGCGCAGGCGCAGGGCCAGGCCGTCACCTACCTGTTCAGCGACGGCACCGAGATGGGCAAGGACGTGCCCACCGGCGGCAACCGGCAGATCCTGACGGCGAACCAGATCCCGGACGTCGTCAAGAAAGCCGTGATCGCCACCGAGGACGCGTCGTTCGAAACGAACTCCGGCTTCGACGTCGGCGGCATCCTGCGCGCGGCCTACAACCAGGTCACCGGCGGCTCGGGCGGCGGGTCGACGATTTCGCAGCAGTACATCAAGAACGCGTCCGGAGACGACGACCCGACGCTGACCCGCAAGTGGGTCGAGCTCGCGAAGTCGTTCAAGATGAACCAGACCTACGAGAAGGCGGACATCATCACCGCCTACCTCAACATCATCTACTTCGGCCGCGGCTCGTACGGGATCCAGGCCGCCGCGCAGGCGTACTTCGGCAAGGACGCCGGCCAGCTCGACTACTCGCAAGCCGCGCTGCTCGCCGGGCTGATCCAGCAGCCGGGCCGCTCGGAGAACACGGCCGTCGCGACGAACCGGTGGACCACGGCGCTGGACCGGATGCTGAAGAACGGCTACCTGACGCCGGCCCAGCGTGCCGCGGCGAAGTTCCCGACGCCGATCCCGCTGCGCGAGAGCAGGCAGGCCGGCGCGCTGAACCCGTTCCTCAAGAAGCAGGTCAAGGCCGAGCTGGCCGCGCAGGGGATCGACGAGAAGCAGTACTACTCGGGCGGGTTCCAGGTCTTCACCACCATCGACCCGCAGGCGCAGCAGTCGGCCGAGAAGGCCGTGGCCGAAGGGATGGCGGAGCAGACCGACGACCGGATCCTGAACGCGCTGGTGGCCGTCGACCCGAAGACCGGCGGCGTGCTCGCCTACTACGGCGGCGACGCGATCGTGAAGGGCCCGAACGGCGAGGACCTGGCCGGGCGCGACTGGGCCGACGAAGCGCACAACCCCGGGTCGTCGATGAAGCCGTTCGACCTGGCGGCGTTCCTCAAGCTCGGCCGCGGCCTCGACGCCCGGTTCGACGGCACGTCCCCGCGCACGTTCCCCGGCGTCGACCTGCCGATCCGCAACGCCGGCGACAGCAGCAGCTGCTCGCAGGAGTGCACCGTCTCCGAGGCGATGCAGCGGTCCACGAACACGGTGTTCTACGACATGGTCCTCAACGTGACGAAGCCGGCCGGCGTGGCGGAAGCCGCGCGGGAGGCGGGCATCCGGACGAAGGACAACGGCGGCCGCAGCGAGCTGTTCACCGGCGACAACAACATTTCCATCGGCGGCGGCGGCACGCAGGTCACGCCGGCCGACATGGCTTCGGCGTACGCGACCTTCGCCGCGGGCGGGGTCCAGCGCGACCGGCACTTCGTGCAGAAGGTGACCAACGCGAACGGCGAAACCGCGTACGAGGCGAAGCTCCGCTCGATCGACGCGTTCGCCGACAACGACACGCAGAAGAGCGCGCAGATCGCCGGGAACGTGACGGCCGCGCTCGCACCGGTGATCCAGTTCTCCCGGCTGACCTGCCCGACCGGCCACGAGTGCGCGGGCAAGACGGGGACGCAGCAGCACACGCCGCAGAACGACGAACCCGCGTCGGCGGCGAACGCGAACTCCCAGACCTGGATGGTGGGCTACACGCCTTCGGTGTCGGCCGCGGTCTGGGTGGGCGGCGACGGTGACAAGGCGTTGCGCGGCCCGGGTGGCGCCCCGCTGTTCGGCTCGACGCTCGCCGGCCCGATCTGGGACCGGTTCATGCAGCTCTACCTGGCGGGACGGCCGGGGGAGCGCTTCGACCGCGTCGCCGCGATCAGCTCGCCGCAGGACCGGGTGCAGGTCCAGCCGCCGCCACAGCAACAGCAGCAGCGGGACCAGCGGAATCCGGTCCAGTTCGGCGACGGCAACCGCCAGCAGAACGACCAGCTCGACCGGATCCGGGAGTTCCAGCAGCGGCTGCAGGAGCTGCAGGACCAGCAGCGCAGCCGAAGGCGGCCGTGA